A single Parabacteroides timonensis DNA region contains:
- a CDS encoding Rpn family recombination-promoting nuclease/putative transposase gives MGKFINPFTDFGFHRIFGQEVHKELLIDFLNQLLEGERHISDIIFQNPILQPETIEDRGVIFDIHCKDDKGGWFVVEMQNGAQPYFYDRGIYYLSRAISNQGEKGKDWKFNLCPVYGIFLLNYKMGMNSKFRTDVILADRDTGRVFSDKIRQVYLELPWFTKEADDCETDFERWLYLLKHMDTLDRMPFKAQKAVFDKLLEVADVANLSKDERVLYDEALKRYRDYKNTIDYAEERGVEKGRKEGIYSVAKNMKEKGLPILTIAEVTGLCEAEIKTL, from the coding sequence ATGGGAAAGTTTATCAATCCCTTCACCGATTTCGGTTTTCACCGGATTTTCGGTCAGGAGGTACACAAAGAGTTATTAATTGATTTCTTAAATCAGCTATTGGAAGGCGAACGTCATATCAGCGATATCATCTTTCAAAACCCGATCCTTCAACCGGAAACGATCGAAGACCGGGGAGTGATATTCGATATTCATTGCAAGGATGATAAAGGCGGTTGGTTTGTAGTGGAAATGCAAAACGGAGCCCAACCCTACTTTTACGACCGGGGTATTTATTACTTATCGCGGGCAATCAGTAATCAGGGTGAAAAAGGTAAAGACTGGAAGTTTAACCTCTGTCCCGTATACGGCATCTTCCTGTTAAACTATAAGATGGGAATGAACTCTAAATTCCGGACAGATGTTATATTGGCAGACCGTGACACCGGACGCGTGTTTAGCGACAAGATCCGGCAGGTATATCTGGAGTTACCCTGGTTCACGAAAGAAGCTGATGATTGTGAGACAGATTTTGAACGTTGGTTATATTTATTAAAGCATATGGATACATTAGACAGAATGCCCTTCAAAGCGCAAAAGGCCGTATTCGACAAACTGCTCGAAGTGGCGGATGTGGCTAATCTGAGCAAGGACGAGCGTGTCTTGTATGACGAAGCCCTGAAACGTTACCGCGACTATAAGAATACGATCGACTATGCCGAAGAGAGAGGGGTAGAAAAAGGACGCAAAGAAGGCATTTATTCTGTAGCAAAAAACATGAAAGAGAAAGGTCTTCCTATTCTGACAATTGCAGAAGTAACCGGCCTCTGTGAGGCGGAGATAAAAACATTATAA
- a CDS encoding aminotransferase class IV family protein, translated as MCQFIETIRIENGKAVNLAFHNYRFNKTRRDIFECNLPINLADYIQPGEYTERTKCRIEYQEEVEKVEYMPYMIRPVKSLKLVTSDGLDYTYKSSNRQKLDELFKQKGDADDILIVRDGLLTDTSIANIALWNGEQWETPEVPLLEGTMRASLLGKGIIVPATIRPQDLSRYSLIRLFNAMIGFGEIEFPVNLVI; from the coding sequence ATGTGCCAATTTATTGAAACAATCCGTATAGAGAATGGAAAGGCTGTTAATCTGGCTTTCCATAATTACCGCTTCAACAAGACGCGGAGAGATATATTTGAGTGTAATTTACCCATCAATCTGGCTGATTATATTCAGCCTGGAGAGTATACCGAACGCACCAAATGCCGGATTGAATATCAGGAAGAGGTGGAAAAAGTCGAATACATGCCTTACATGATTCGCCCTGTGAAAAGTCTGAAACTTGTCACATCGGATGGATTGGATTACACCTATAAAAGCAGTAACCGTCAAAAACTGGATGAATTATTTAAGCAGAAAGGTGACGCTGATGATATCCTGATCGTGCGTGACGGCCTCTTGACCGATACCTCGATCGCTAATATTGCCTTATGGAATGGAGAGCAATGGGAGACACCCGAGGTCCCTCTGTTGGAAGGAACGATGCGGGCATCTCTATTGGGGAAGGGAATTATTGTTCCGGCCACTATCCGTCCACAGGACTTGTCCCGTTATTCACTGATCCGTTTATTCAATGCGATGATCGGCTTCGGTGAGATTGAGTTTCCTGTGAATTTGGTTATTTGA
- a CDS encoding carbon-nitrogen hydrolase, which produces MKVGLIQQANTCDRLDNIKKLKNNIRLCAEEGAELVVLQELHNGLYFCQTEDTQVFDQAETIPGPSTEEFGALAKELGIVLVLSLFEKRAPGLYHNTAVVLEKDGTIAGKYRKMHIPDDPAYYEKFYFTPGDLGFEPIETSVGKLGVLVCWDQWYPEAARLMAMKGAELLIYPTAIGWESSDTEEEKKRQLGAWVTIQRGHAVANGLPVISVNRTGHETDPSGQTNGIQFWGNSFVAGPQGELLAEFLNDHEEVRVVEIDKARSENVRRWWPFFRDRRIDAFGGLTERFLI; this is translated from the coding sequence ATGAAAGTAGGATTAATCCAACAGGCGAACACCTGTGACCGGTTAGATAATATAAAGAAACTGAAAAATAATATCCGTCTTTGTGCCGAAGAGGGAGCGGAGCTGGTTGTGTTGCAGGAATTGCATAACGGCTTGTACTTCTGCCAGACGGAGGACACACAGGTCTTCGACCAGGCGGAAACAATTCCGGGACCCTCTACGGAAGAGTTCGGTGCGTTGGCGAAAGAGCTGGGGATCGTATTGGTACTTTCCCTCTTTGAGAAACGTGCTCCCGGATTGTATCACAATACGGCGGTCGTATTGGAGAAAGACGGAACAATTGCCGGAAAATACCGGAAGATGCATATACCGGATGATCCGGCTTATTACGAGAAATTTTATTTCACTCCCGGTGACCTGGGATTCGAACCTATCGAAACGTCGGTTGGCAAACTCGGAGTATTGGTTTGCTGGGATCAATGGTATCCGGAAGCTGCCCGCCTGATGGCGATGAAAGGAGCCGAATTGTTGATCTATCCGACCGCTATCGGTTGGGAGAGCAGCGATACGGAAGAAGAAAAGAAACGCCAGTTAGGAGCCTGGGTTACGATACAACGCGGACATGCCGTAGCAAATGGCCTTCCGGTGATTAGCGTAAACCGTACGGGACATGAGACAGACCCTTCCGGACAAACCAACGGTATCCAGTTCTGGGGTAATAGCTTTGTAGCCGGCCCGCAGGGAGAATTGCTGGCCGAGTTCCTGAACGACCATGAGGAAGTACGTGTTGTGGAGATCGACAAAGCACGGAGTGAGAATGTGCGTCGTTGGTGGCCGTTCTTCCGTGACCGCCGTATCGATGCTTTCGGCGGATTGACTGAGCGATTTTTGATATGA
- a CDS encoding DUF5675 family protein: MEITLTRIARRKTYTIGRLAIDGEYICDTLEPTWRDIGWGRPGKKIAGKTAIPEGRYPVVVTFSPRFGRWLPLLLHVPLFEGIRIHAGNTMNDTTGCILPGLNKKKGQVIDSRIWEHRIVRRLANRPEGEAVWIEIK, translated from the coding sequence ATGGAAATAACCCTGACACGCATCGCCCGACGCAAGACCTACACGATAGGCCGTTTGGCAATCGATGGAGAATACATTTGCGATACATTGGAACCCACCTGGCGCGACATCGGCTGGGGAAGGCCGGGCAAGAAGATAGCCGGCAAAACGGCCATTCCGGAAGGCCGCTATCCGGTAGTGGTGACCTTCAGCCCCCGGTTCGGACGGTGGCTTCCTCTCCTGCTCCACGTGCCCCTGTTCGAGGGCATCCGCATCCATGCAGGCAACACGATGAACGACACAACAGGGTGTATCCTACCCGGGTTGAATAAAAAGAAAGGCCAGGTAATCGATTCGCGTATCTGGGAACACCGCATCGTCCGCCGCCTGGCAAATCGTCCCGAAGGGGAGGCGGTGTGGATAGAGATTAAATAA
- a CDS encoding BT4734/BF3469 family protein gives MSFGISNNVKSRVVRTCTPELFRGAVDSPLVAKICAEIEDALEATRRGEMPKEDFDTLKAERKKMLPVITPHATFKNGRRLNADAVPSGLSMYDVDHITDPRGYYKNHVEGREKELGVVLAHVTPSTEGLRLVFAIENGELKIENYSLAEAQRRMSEQLGDAEYDGAVKDLARCSFLVPRDYILYLDEEGLFAERATTSPNGTQMTQIKQMTTDKKIKNLRKSAPSASSAYPEGANQNNEPADPSTDNSQLFKGVPYKNIITEWLRLTGGEPQKGERNTRLHRLASHLRYIADNDETLLLNIMPRYDLTEEEMRGLIHSACSAKFCSTPKEMTQAVRLAIDNYKDTNPAKPNSQFSILNSQLNEPPALPKKLPALIKLLLSRTPDVYQPAVAHAVFPALAAHLHKVRFRYIDNVPHEATLMNVLMAGTGAGKDCISEPINHIMADIRLRDEENLRREREWKNEVNSKGANKDKRARPEGLIIQEIDADMTNPAFVMRTAEANGHFLYTKLNEIDQFDALRGGARGQQQFQIMCLSFDPGNRYGQTRVGTQSVTEKVTIRFNWNAATTILKGKHYFSRVLTDGPISRINFCTIPEREIGAEMPVYGEYDAAFDEELRPSIENLCRTVGEVDCPEAFRLAKKLKEECADFARLSQSRVYENLSFRANVIAYLKGCVLFVANGRKWDKTMEEFVRWSLKYDLWCKMEFFGADIEERMTGSGTASDKQKRRGRTNLLELLPEEFTLADAVRVRQSQGMDAEGTRNMLWQWTHRHYITKLTINENDLKDTPVSAKPETYKKTEKWK, from the coding sequence ATGAGCTTTGGAATTTCAAATAATGTAAAAAGCCGGGTGGTGCGCACATGCACCCCCGAACTGTTCCGGGGAGCAGTAGACTCGCCCCTGGTGGCAAAAATATGTGCCGAGATAGAAGATGCCCTGGAAGCTACAAGGCGGGGTGAAATGCCGAAAGAGGACTTCGACACGTTGAAAGCGGAACGCAAGAAAATGCTTCCGGTCATTACACCGCACGCCACTTTCAAGAACGGGCGACGGTTGAATGCCGATGCCGTGCCGTCGGGACTTTCGATGTATGATGTGGATCATATCACCGACCCACGCGGATATTATAAGAACCACGTGGAAGGTAGGGAAAAGGAGTTGGGCGTGGTACTGGCACACGTAACGCCCAGTACCGAAGGGCTCCGGTTGGTCTTTGCAATTGAAAATGGAGAATTGAAAATTGAAAATTATTCGTTGGCAGAAGCACAACGCCGAATGTCGGAGCAATTGGGCGATGCCGAATATGACGGGGCGGTAAAAGACTTGGCACGATGCTCGTTTCTTGTACCCCGCGATTATATCCTTTATCTGGACGAAGAAGGATTGTTTGCGGAACGTGCTACAACGTCCCCCAATGGCACACAGATGACACAGATTAAGCAGATGACCACAGATAAAAAAATTAAAAATCTGCGTAAATCTGCGCCATCAGCGTCATCTGCGTACCCTGAGGGCGCAAATCAGAACAATGAACCCGCAGACCCAAGCACCGATAATTCTCAATTATTCAAGGGCGTTCCGTATAAAAATATCATCACCGAATGGCTTCGTCTCACGGGTGGCGAACCTCAAAAGGGCGAGCGCAACACCCGCCTGCATCGCCTGGCGTCGCACCTGCGCTACATTGCGGACAACGACGAAACGTTGCTCTTGAACATCATGCCCCGCTACGACCTTACGGAAGAAGAGATGCGCGGATTGATCCATTCCGCCTGTTCCGCCAAATTCTGTTCCACCCCCAAAGAGATGACGCAAGCGGTACGGCTTGCAATTGACAATTACAAAGACACTAATCCGGCGAAGCCCAATTCTCAATTTTCAATTCTCAATTCTCAATTGAACGAGCCTCCGGCTCTCCCTAAGAAGCTCCCCGCATTGATCAAGCTGCTTTTGAGCCGTACCCCGGACGTTTATCAACCTGCCGTGGCACACGCCGTGTTTCCCGCGCTGGCCGCCCACCTGCATAAGGTACGTTTTCGTTATATCGACAATGTGCCGCATGAAGCAACGTTGATGAATGTCCTCATGGCCGGTACCGGTGCAGGCAAGGATTGCATCTCCGAACCCATCAACCACATCATGGCGGACATTCGTTTAAGAGACGAGGAAAACCTGCGCCGTGAACGCGAATGGAAGAACGAAGTCAATTCAAAAGGGGCGAACAAGGACAAACGAGCACGTCCCGAAGGCCTGATCATTCAAGAGATCGATGCTGACATGACAAACCCCGCCTTCGTGATGCGTACCGCCGAGGCGAACGGACATTTCCTTTACACGAAATTGAACGAGATCGACCAGTTCGATGCCCTGCGTGGGGGCGCAAGGGGGCAGCAACAATTCCAAATCATGTGCCTTAGCTTTGATCCCGGAAACCGTTACGGGCAGACCCGTGTAGGCACTCAGTCCGTCACGGAGAAAGTGACCATCCGTTTTAACTGGAACGCTGCTACCACCATCCTGAAGGGCAAACACTACTTCTCGCGGGTGTTGACGGACGGTCCCATCTCACGCATCAATTTCTGTACCATTCCCGAACGTGAAATCGGTGCCGAGATGCCGGTGTACGGAGAATACGATGCCGCTTTCGACGAAGAACTCCGCCCATCCATCGAGAATCTCTGTCGTACCGTAGGCGAGGTAGATTGCCCCGAGGCATTTCGCCTGGCCAAGAAGCTAAAAGAGGAGTGTGCTGATTTTGCGCGGCTTTCGCAATCGAGGGTGTATGAGAATCTTTCTTTTCGGGCGAACGTTATTGCCTATCTGAAGGGGTGCGTATTATTTGTGGCGAATGGCCGGAAGTGGGACAAGACGATGGAAGAATTCGTGCGCTGGAGCTTGAAATACGACCTTTGGTGTAAGATGGAATTTTTCGGAGCAGACATCGAGGAGAGAATGACTGGAAGCGGCACGGCATCGGACAAGCAGAAACGTCGCGGACGAACCAACCTCCTGGAACTGCTGCCCGAAGAGTTCACCCTGGCAGATGCCGTTCGTGTACGCCAGTCGCAAGGCATGGATGCCGAGGGCACACGGAACATGCTTTGGCAATGGACACATCGGCATTACATTACAAAACTTACAATTAATGAAAACGACTTGAAGGACACACCTGTCTCCGCCAAGCCGGAAACTTATAAAAAAACTGAAAAATGGAAATAA
- the recQ gene encoding DNA helicase RecQ — MKELQLLLKKFFGYTSFRPLQAEIIQRILRKEDSLVLMPTGGGKSICFQLPAIYMPGTAVVISPLIALMKDQVGGLVANGIPAAALNSMMPEEERHQIKQLCIQGKIKLLYLSPEALVSELHWLLPRMDISLIAIDEAHCISHWGHDFRPEYTQLAVLKEHFPKIPIVALTATADKVTRTDIVNQLNLRNPEVFVSSFDRPNLSLTIRRGLNKKEKTAAIVHFIHAHRNQSGIVYCMSRNSTENMAEELSSYGIKAVAYHAGLQPAQREKAQDDFINDRVNVVCATVAFGMGIDKSNVRWVVHYNMPGSIENYYQEIGRAGRDGMKSDTLLFYSVGDLLVLRRFAEESGQRDVNLQKLNRMRRYCEADICRRRILLSYFGEETDHDCGNCDVCKNPPQRFDGSVLVQKALSAIFRTGQFVGMNTLINILRGSEKADITEKGYDKLKTYGAGKDLTYKEWKEYLYQMLQLGYIEIDYVNAGILKVTPLGRKVLFGEQKAMMSIYKEPEEKTYFRRRDSKFKYRPIKPLKSASVEETLLDSLQQLRKQIAEREQTPAYIIFSDDSLEDMVQKKPVTLDEFSDIQGVGEIKLEKYGKVFVALIRFVLRLPKEG; from the coding sequence ATGAAAGAGTTACAGTTGCTGTTAAAGAAGTTTTTTGGGTATACTTCTTTCCGCCCGTTACAGGCGGAGATCATACAACGTATTTTGAGGAAAGAGGATTCGCTGGTATTGATGCCTACCGGTGGAGGAAAATCAATTTGTTTCCAGTTACCAGCCATTTATATGCCGGGAACAGCTGTCGTTATCTCCCCTTTGATCGCCCTGATGAAAGATCAGGTGGGTGGATTGGTAGCCAACGGCATTCCGGCGGCGGCCCTCAACAGTATGATGCCCGAAGAGGAACGCCATCAGATTAAACAACTCTGCATCCAGGGGAAAATCAAACTACTTTACCTGTCGCCCGAAGCATTGGTTAGCGAACTGCATTGGTTGCTTCCACGCATGGATATTTCTTTGATTGCGATCGACGAAGCACATTGTATCTCACATTGGGGACACGATTTCCGGCCGGAGTACACACAACTGGCCGTGTTGAAAGAGCACTTTCCAAAAATACCGATCGTAGCCCTGACCGCTACGGCCGACAAGGTTACGCGAACGGATATTGTCAACCAGTTGAACCTCCGCAACCCGGAAGTATTCGTCTCTTCTTTCGACCGCCCCAACCTCTCCCTGACCATCCGCCGGGGATTGAATAAAAAAGAAAAAACAGCCGCTATCGTCCATTTTATCCATGCACACCGGAACCAAAGCGGGATCGTTTATTGCATGAGCCGTAACAGCACCGAAAACATGGCGGAAGAGTTATCTTCTTATGGAATCAAAGCCGTAGCCTATCATGCCGGACTTCAACCTGCTCAACGTGAAAAGGCACAGGATGATTTTATCAACGACCGGGTAAATGTGGTCTGTGCCACCGTAGCTTTCGGTATGGGGATCGACAAAAGTAACGTGCGTTGGGTCGTGCATTATAATATGCCCGGAAGCATAGAGAACTATTACCAGGAGATAGGACGCGCCGGACGGGATGGAATGAAAAGCGACACGTTGTTGTTCTATTCGGTGGGCGACCTGCTCGTACTCCGTCGTTTTGCCGAAGAAAGTGGCCAAAGGGATGTCAACCTACAAAAACTGAACCGGATGAGGCGGTATTGCGAAGCCGATATTTGCCGCCGACGCATCCTGTTGAGTTATTTCGGTGAAGAGACAGATCATGATTGCGGAAATTGCGATGTTTGTAAGAACCCTCCTCAACGCTTCGACGGTAGTGTATTGGTTCAGAAAGCACTTAGCGCCATCTTCCGGACAGGTCAGTTTGTCGGCATGAATACCTTGATCAATATTCTCCGCGGATCGGAAAAGGCGGATATCACCGAAAAAGGATATGATAAGCTAAAAACCTATGGTGCCGGAAAAGACCTGACATATAAGGAATGGAAAGAATATCTCTATCAGATGCTCCAATTAGGGTACATCGAAATCGATTATGTGAACGCCGGTATTCTGAAAGTAACTCCGTTAGGACGAAAAGTGTTGTTCGGCGAACAGAAGGCGATGATGTCTATTTACAAGGAACCGGAAGAAAAGACCTATTTCAGAAGAAGAGACTCCAAATTCAAATATCGCCCGATCAAACCGCTCAAATCGGCCTCGGTCGAAGAGACATTGCTCGATTCACTCCAGCAACTCCGTAAGCAGATTGCCGAAAGAGAACAAACACCGGCTTATATCATATTCTCCGATGATTCACTGGAAGACATGGTACAAAAGAAACCGGTTACCCTGGACGAGTTCAGTGATATCCAAGGCGTCGGAGAAATTAAACTGGAGAAATACGGAAAGGTATTCGTGGCATTGATCCGGTTTGTATTGCGACTACCGAAAGAAGGATGA
- a CDS encoding aminodeoxychorismate synthase component I produces the protein MIFYNKEEAVWKMNQLGVSGRSFMFIVDYKQEHVWVAEPDSIDPDEVLYDLNGFTNVITSGKKFPEKPFEWEALPVSYEAYSRSFQTVSGHIHAGNSYLVNLTCATPVRTNLTLEEIFYFSRSTYKLWVKDRFVVFSPEIFVRLENGFIYSYPMKGTIDASLPNAREQILADKKEEAEHATIVDLIRNDLSQVASEVTVSRYRYIDELQTNKGRLLQVSSEIRGKLPDNWKGTLGDILFCLLPAGSITGAPKKKTMEIIEEAETYERGFYTGVMGYFDGNRLDSAVMIRFLEQEGNRLLFKSGGGITSQSDLQSEYNEMKQKVYVPIY, from the coding sequence ATGATATTTTACAATAAAGAAGAAGCCGTCTGGAAGATGAATCAATTGGGAGTATCCGGACGGTCTTTTATGTTTATCGTCGATTATAAGCAGGAACATGTTTGGGTAGCGGAACCGGATTCGATCGATCCGGATGAGGTGTTGTATGACCTGAATGGTTTTACGAACGTAATAACCAGTGGAAAAAAGTTCCCGGAGAAGCCGTTCGAATGGGAAGCCCTACCGGTTTCTTACGAGGCCTATTCCCGGTCTTTTCAAACGGTATCCGGTCATATTCATGCGGGTAATTCTTATCTTGTCAATCTGACTTGTGCAACTCCGGTACGGACGAACCTGACATTGGAGGAGATATTTTATTTTTCCCGATCCACTTATAAACTATGGGTGAAGGATCGTTTTGTCGTTTTCTCCCCTGAGATATTCGTTCGTCTCGAGAATGGCTTTATTTATTCGTATCCGATGAAAGGTACGATCGATGCGTCTCTGCCAAATGCACGTGAACAAATCCTCGCAGATAAAAAGGAAGAAGCTGAGCATGCAACGATTGTCGATCTGATCCGTAACGACCTGAGCCAGGTAGCATCAGAAGTTACGGTGTCGCGATATCGGTACATCGACGAACTACAGACGAATAAAGGCCGATTATTACAGGTCAGTTCGGAGATCAGAGGGAAGTTACCGGATAATTGGAAAGGAACTTTAGGAGATATTCTGTTCTGCCTGTTACCTGCCGGATCTATTACCGGTGCACCCAAGAAAAAGACGATGGAGATTATTGAGGAAGCTGAAACGTACGAACGTGGTTTTTATACTGGTGTAATGGGGTATTTCGACGGTAACCGTCTGGATAGTGCCGTTATGATCCGTTTTCTGGAACAGGAAGGGAACCGATTGCTTTTCAAAAGCGGTGGAGGTATTACTTCCCAAAGTGATTTACAAAGTGAGTATAATGAAATGAAACAAAAAGTATATGTGCCAATTTATTGA
- a CDS encoding winged helix-turn-helix domain-containing protein: protein MNTLSLKMSQSISQLYETLCQVGRSTFAELQRATNFQDTELCLALCSLMHENKVYQARISNTIYYILK, encoded by the coding sequence ATGAATACACTAAGTTTAAAGATGTCTCAAAGCATATCCCAATTGTATGAGACTTTGTGCCAGGTTGGAAGAAGTACATTTGCTGAATTACAAAGAGCGACAAATTTTCAGGACACCGAGCTTTGTCTGGCTCTATGCTCTCTTATGCATGAGAATAAAGTATATCAGGCCCGGATCAGTAATACCATTTATTACATCCTCAAATAA